Proteins co-encoded in one Brassica oleracea var. oleracea cultivar TO1000 chromosome C4, BOL, whole genome shotgun sequence genomic window:
- the LOC106341815 gene encoding pentatricopeptide repeat-containing protein At2g33760, with amino-acid sequence MANSSAYEAIVRAGPRLNQLQQVHAHLIVTGYGHSRSLLTKLITFACSAKALAYTHLLFLSVPLPDDFLFNTIIKSTSKSRLPLHCLAYYRRMLSSSNVSPSNYTFTSVIKSSADLCELKIGKGVHCHAVVSGFGLDSYVQASLVALYAKCGDVGGARKVFDEMPVKSVVAWNSLVSGLEQNGLGEEAIRVFYQMRESGLEPDSATFVSVLSACAQTGGIGLGSWVHRYIVDNGLELNVKLGTALVNLYSRCGDVGKARGVFDEMKETNVAAWTAMISAYGSHGCGKKAVEFFNKMEDDDGPIPNDVTFVAVLSACAHAGLVEEGRSVYKRMSKRYGLVPRVEHHVCMVDMLGRAGFLDEAYSFIHELDAAGKATSPALWTAMLGACKMHRNYDLGVEIAKRLIALEPENPGHHVMLSNIYALSGKTDEVSHVRDGMIKNNLRKQVGYSVIEVEKKTYMFSMGDESHPETGEIYKYLETLMSRCKEIGYAPVSEEVMHQVEEEEKEYALRYHSEKLAVAFGLLKTVDEAITVVKNLRICEDCHAAFKYISIVSNRQIIVRDKLRFHHFQNGSCSCLDYW; translated from the coding sequence ATGGCTAACTCTTCTGCCTACGAAGCCATCGTCCGAGCAGGTCCTCGTCTAAACCAACTCCAACAAGTCCACGCCCACCTCATCGTCACAGGCTACGGTCACAGCCGAAGTCTCTTAACAAAGCTCATAACTTTCGCCTGTTCCGCCAAAGCCCTCGCTTACACTCACCTTCTCTTCCTCTCCGTGCCTCTCCCCGACGACTTCCTCTTCAACACTATAATCAAATCGACTTCAAAGTCGCGTCTCCCCTTGCATTGCCTCGCTTACTACCGTCGTATGTTATCTTCTTCCAACGTCTCTCCGAGTAACTACACTTTCACGTCGGTTATCAAGTCCAGCGCCGATCTTTGTGAATTGAAGATCGGAAAGGGTGTTCATTGCCACGCGGTGGTTTCTGGGTTTGGGTTGGATAGTTACGTACAGGCGAGTTTGGTTGCTTTATACGCAAAGTGTGGAGATGTGGGAGGTGCGCGGAAGGTGTTCGATGAAATGCCTGTTAAGTCTGTTGTGGCGTGGAACTCTCTTGTTTCTGGGTTGGAGCAAAACGGGTTAGGGGAAGAGGCGATTCGTGTGTTTTATCAGATGCGGGAATCAGGTTTGGAGCCGGATTCAGCGACGTTTGTGAGTGTTCTCTCGGCTTGTGCGCAGACCGGGGGGATTGGTTTGGGTTCTTGGGTGCATCGGTATATTGTTGATAACGGTCTTGAGTTGAATGTGAAGCTCGGTACTGCTTTGGTTAACTTGTATTCGAGATGCGGGGACGTCGGAAAGGCGAGGGGAGTGTTTGACGAGATGAAGGAGACTAATGTAGCTGCTTGGACGGCGATGATCTCTGCTTATGGTAGTCATGGATGTGGCAAAAAGGCAGTAGAATTTTTTAATAAAATGGAGGATGATGATGGTCCAATCCCTAATGATGTAACGTTTGTAGCTGTTTTGTCTGCTTGTGCTCATGCTGGACTCGTGGAGGAAGGACGTTCTGTTTACAAGAGAATGAGCAAGAGATATGGATTGGTTCCAAGAGTGGAACATCATGTTTGTATGGTAGATATGCTCGGGCGGGCTGGGTTTCTCGACGAAGCTTATAGTTTCATACATGAACTTGATGCTGCTGGGAAAGCAACTTCTCCAGCGTTGTGGACAGCGATGCTTGGAGCTTGCAAGATGCACAGGAACTATGATCTTGGTGTAGAAATCGCTAAGAGGCTCATAGCCCTCGAACCAGAAAATCCAGGCCATCATGTAATGCTCTCAAATATCTACGCCTTGAGTGGCAAAACAGATGAAGTGTCACACGTTAGAGATGGAATGATAAAGAACAACCTTAGAAAACAGGTCGGCTATAGTGTGATTGAAGTCGAAAAGAAGACGTATATGTTCAGTATGGGTGATGAATCTCATCCAGAGACTGGAGAAATATATAAGTATCTGGAAACTCTGATGAGCCGGTGCAAGGAGATTGGTTATGCTCCGGTGTCTGAAGAAGTGATGCACCAAGTAGAGGAAGAGGAAAAGGAATATGCACTTCGATACCACAGCGAGAAGCTCGCCGTAGCGTTCGGGCTGTTGAAGACCGTAGATGAAGCCATTACAGTTGTGAAGAACTTGCGCATCTGTGAGGATTGTCATGCTGCTTTCAAGTACATTTCTATTGTATCCAATAGGCAGATCATAGTGCGAGATAAGCTTAGATTCCACCATTTCCAAAATGGTTCTTGTTCATGTCTAGACTATTGGTAA